In Arvicanthis niloticus isolate mArvNil1 chromosome 27, mArvNil1.pat.X, whole genome shotgun sequence, a genomic segment contains:
- the LOC143439695 gene encoding uncharacterized protein LOC143439695 yields MGQTLATPLSLTLDHWSEVKARAYSLSVRVKKQKWQTLCTSEWPSFQTGWPPEGSFFLEKVRRVKERVYQRGPSGHPDQIPYITVWENLILSPPLWVRPFVSLSGPLKTEVLALKDGNEEMKASHPVREKKILTTDADHLLLDPPPPYPPVPQAAAGQGGSASAGEPGVVTAAAGQGGSASAGEPGVVTAAAGQGGSASAGELGGVTTGTGQGNSEEQGSTTWVEPSAPLLHLEEGSLEGPAAGTRSKKVVSPDSTVLPLRAYGPPDDQGNQLFQYWPFSSADLYNWRTHNPPFSEDPQALIGLIDSLLFSHWPTWDDCQQLLQVLFTTEERQHILLEARKNVPGTDGRPTSLQNEIDAAFPLTRPDWDFNTANGREHLKIYRQTLMAGLRGAARRPTNLAKVRETIQGPAESPSAFLERLMEAFRQFTPYDPMSDEHKATVTIAFIDQSASDIKRKLQKLDGLQDKSLRDLVQVAIGREPRDHPRHTTTPWR; encoded by the coding sequence ATGGGACAGACGCTAGCTACCCCACTATCTTTGACGCTTGACCACTGGTCAGAAGTTAAGGCTAGAGCTTATAGTTTGTCAGTAAGAGTGAAGAAGCAGAAATGGCAAACCTTGTGTACATcagaatggccatctttccaaaccgGGTGGCCACCAGAAGGATCCTTCTTCTTAGAAAAGGTCAGACGGGTAAAAGAAAGAGTCTACCAGAGGGGTCCCAGTGGACATCCTGATCAGATCCCCTACATAACTGTCTGGGAAAACttgattctctctccccctttgtgGGTCCGCCCATTTGTTTCACTTTCAGGCCCATTGAAGACCGAGGTACTCGCTCTAAAAGACGGAAACGAGGAGATGAAGGCCTCACATCccgtgagagaaaaaaagattttaaccaCAGACGCTGACCACCTCTTGTTAGATCCTCCTCCCCCTTATCCACCAGTACCCCAAGCAGCTGCGGgacaaggaggctctgcctcagcaggggAACCGGGAGTTGTAACAGCAGCTGCCGgacaaggaggctctgcctcagcaggggAACCGGGAGTCGTAACAGCAGCTGCCGgacaaggaggctctgcctcagcaggggAACTGGGAGGTGTGACAACAGGTACAGGACAGGGAAACTCCGAGGAGCAAGGGAGTACAACCTGGGTGGAACCCTCGGCCCCCTTACTTCACCTGGAGGAGGGAAGCCTAGAGGGTCCGGCAGCTGGGACTCGGAGTAAGAAGGTAGTGTCTCCTGACTCTACTGTCTTGCCTCTGCGGGCGTATGGACCCCCTGATGATCAAGGGAACCAGCTTTTCCAGTATTGGCCTTTCTCATCAGCAGATCTTTATAATTggagaactcacaatcctccttttTCTGAGGACCCCCAGGCCTTGATAGGCCTaattgattcccttcttttctctcattggcccacctgggatgattgtCAACAGCTCTTGCAGGTACTCTTTACAACCGAGGAGAGACAGCATATCCTCTTAGAAGCCAGAAAGAATGTTCCTGGGACGGATGGCAGGCCCACCTCcttacaaaatgaaatagacGCAGCCTTCCCGCTGACCAGACCAGATTGGGATTTCAATACAGCAAATGGTAGGGAGCACCTCAAAATCTACCGTCAGACTCTAATGGCGGGGCTCAGAGGAGCCGCGAGACGGCCCACAAATTTGGCCAAGGTAAGGGAGACAATCCAGGGTCCTGCTGAATCCCCCTCAGCCTTCTTAGAACGGCTGATGGAGGCTTTTCGACAATTTACACCCTATGATCCAATGTCTGATGAACATAAAGCTACAGTGACAATAGCTTTCATTGACCAATCAGCCAGTGATAttaagagaaagttacagaagttAGATGGATTACAAGACAAATCTTTGAGGGATTTAGTACAGGTGGCGATTGGCCGGGAACCTCGCGACCACCCTAGACACAcgacgaccccttggaggtag